One Huiozyma naganishii CBS 8797 chromosome 5, complete genome DNA segment encodes these proteins:
- the SCW10 gene encoding putative family 17 glucosidase (similar to Saccharomyces cerevisiae SCW4 (YGR279C) and SCW10 (YMR305C); ancestral locus Anc_5.15), with product MLLTNIITTSAILGAALAAPAPRHHQHQHKRDEVTTTLRNAVTVVVNGAAPTAAAQPIDESAVLNNNADAATTPVTTTLAPANTVAQQATTPAHTEETATSTTAAAAPVSTGGSSSSSSSNVGAGGAKGITYSPYNGDGSCKSTSQVASDLAQLTDYGLIRLYGVDCDQVANVLQAKSSSQKLFLGIFYVDQIQNGVDTMKAAIDQYGSWSDVDTVSVGNELVNGGQASTGQVGQYISTARSALQSAGYSGPVVSVDTFIAVINNPDLCNYSDYMAINAHAYFDQNTAAENAGPWVLQQIQRVWTACGGNKEVVVTESGWPSQGQTYGVAVPSKENQAAAISSIKDTCGSSTVLFNAFNDYWKADGYLDVEKYWGIYGN from the coding sequence ATGCTCTTAACCAATATTATCACGACATCTGCCATTTTGGGAGCAGCCTTGGCTGCTCCAGCTCCTCGTCACCATCAGCACCAGCACAAGAGAGATGAGGTCACCACCACTCTGCGTAATGCTGTCACTGTGGTCGTCAACGGCGCTGCCccaactgctgctgcccaACCAATCGATGAATCTGCtgttttgaacaacaacgcgGATGCTGCTACTACTCCAGTCACCACGACCCTGGCTCCAGCAAACACTGTCGCTCAACAGGCCACTACCCCAGCCCACACTGAAGAAACGGCAACCAGCACAACCGCTGCCGCCGCGCCTGTTTCGACAGGTggttcttcctcttcctcctccagCAATGTTGGTGCTGGCGGGGCCAAGGGTATCACCTACTCCCCATACAATGGCGATGGTTCCTGTAAAAGTACCTCGCAGGTCGCCTCTGATTTGGCCCAATTGACCGACTACGGTCTTATCAGATTGTACGGTGTCGACTGTGACCAAGTCGCCAATGTCCTTCAAGCAAAATCTTCCTCTCAAAAGTTGTTCTTGGGGATCTTCTACGTTGACCAGATCCAAAATGGGGTTGACACCATGAAGGCTGCCATCGACCAGTACGGTTCCTGGAGTGACGTCGACACTGTCTCCGTAGGTAACGAACTTGTTAACGGTGGTCAGGCCTCTACTGGCCAAGTTGGTCAGTACATCTCCACTGCGAGATCTGCTTTGCAAAGTGCCGGTTACTCTGGTCCAGTTGTCTCTGTGGACACATTTATTGCTGTCATCAATAACCCTGACTTGTGTAACTACTCAGACTACATGGCAATCAACGCACATGCCTACTTCGACCAAAACACTGCCGCTGAAAATGCGGGTCCTTGGGTGTTGCAACAGATTCAAAGGGTCTGGACTGCCTGTGGCGGTAACAAAGAAGTTGTTGTTACCGAATCTGGGTGGCCATCTCAAGGTCAAACTTAtggtgttgctgttccatCTAAGGAAAACCAAGCTGCCGCTATCTCATCTATCAAGGACACATGTGGTAGCTCTActgttttgttcaatgcCTTCAACGATTACTGGAAGGCTGACGGTTACTTGGATGTTGAGAAATACTGGGGTATTTACGGTAACTGA
- the FKS3 gene encoding putative 1,3-beta-D-glucan synthase (similar to Saccharomyces cerevisiae FKS3 (YMR306W); ancestral locus Anc_5.14), with protein sequence MDKASPNRSLTDVEYPAWCQDSEVPVTKQQIRETFDQLAAKFGFQQSSKENMYHHLLAQLDSRASRMNAQNALLSLHVSYIGGEQANFKKWYFAAQLDLDEEIGFSKMKLRGKSNTRNIKVAKKTGISIKEQQLEWERREREFIDHHPKFSISESQLKRGKDLKTQDYKWKTKMRQLSPLQMLRQLALFLLCWGEATQLRFTPECLNFIFKCALDFDGYTNLKDPSFYSKEFSFLDEIVTPLYKYLRSQVYKRDSNGRWIRKERDHRFIIGYDDVNQLFWYPEGIERIVLFSGERLVDKPLSQRYLFLKDVDWSKVFYKTYKETRSWMHCFTNFNRFWIIHFAPFWFFTSFNAPFLYTKNYVQLLNNQPTLQSRLSVMAFGGTIACLVQIIATLFEWECVPREWPGAQHLSLRMTFLIFCLLINFAPSIYIFGFFDLDVHSKSAYIISIFQLIIAIITTIFFATRPLGRLLTTYFSKGKARRWYVSSQTFTASFPELAGRSKWFSYGLWLFVFTAKFIESYFFLTLSLRDPIRVLYIMDMSRCHGDWLIGNVLCQLQSKITFLLMILADLGLFFLDTYLWYIICNCIFSIILSLSLGTSVFTPWKNIYSRLPKRIYSKILATSHMEVKFKPKLLVSQVWNAIIISMYREHILSIEHTQKLLYQQVDSISLDSRALKSPTFFVSQDDSTFKSMEFFSANSEAQRRISFFAQSLSTPIAEPTPVECMPTFTVLVPHYAEKIMLELREIIKEESLKSKMPVLEYLKQLHPKEWECFIRDTKLLMSELNISKDFLPKTDSEVRIEAAKQFSEVDSANHLETKEEEQSHNEYKDTDGFVKEKLSDLPYKMFGFASSEPMYTMRTRIWASLRTQTLYRTISGFMNYTKAIKLLYRIENPSMIEFYESDSEALENGLENMAARKFRMLVAMQRYASFNEKEREATELLLRTYPSLYISYLLTEQGEDSSEPIYYSCLTNGYSEHDVNTGLRKPLYKIRLSGNPILGDGKSDNQNHSLIFYRGEYIQVVDANQDNYLEECLKIRSILSEFEEVGAESVIPYIPGIEYDEEPAPVAIVGAREYIFSENIGVLGDIAAGKEQTFGTLFARTLAEIGGKLHYGHPDFINAIYMTTRGGLSKAQRSLHLNEDIYAGINAMCRGARIKHSDYYQCGKGRDLGFGSILNFTTKIGAGMGEQLLSREYYYLGTQLPIDRFLSFFYAHPGFHLNNLFISISLQLFFLLLINLGALNHEIIKCQMKKHSVMTDVQTPIGCYNVEPALHWVSIFVLSIFIVFFIAFAPLLIQELLEKGMVKAFTRFLRHIISMAPLFEVFVCQVYSNSLLNDITFGGAKYIPTGRGLAITRIDFAILYSRFSTISIYTGIQIFLMLLFATVSMWQPALLWFWITVVSLCFAPFIFNPHQFSFSEFFLDYRNVIHWLSSGNSHFVKESWSTFTKTSRARYTGYKRKLINDVSEDASIDTRRASFKNIFLSELLTPGVIFFCDFTAYTFINAQTGVSEAVPSGAVFRLLLVTYLPIVVNMITLIVLFILSFISSPVHLCCKMNSGTTVAFVAHGVSIFVYVLNFELMWFLQSWNFTRTLILLITAVNLQILTFKLITIFFLTREYRNNLSHLAWWSGKWYNTGMGWWVIFQPLREYTVKVMESSYFAGDFFLCHFLLYLQTPLIMTPFIDYWHSMILFWLKPTYVISKNRVYTRRQKRMRNSGIRRYFLLYVILLLMLLLLLICPLLSHKILPAPVSLVKGMPFSMLVQPNGQKNNDTGPAAPTTIMTATPPLPSLKTAN encoded by the coding sequence ATGGACAAGGCAAGTCCAAATCGGTCGCTGACCGACGTGGAGTATCCTGCATGGTGCCAGGATAGCGAAGTTCCCGTTACAAAGCAACAAATTCGGGAAACTTTTGATCAGTTGGCTGCAAAATTTGGTTTCCAGCAGTCCTCGAAAGAAAACATGTACCACCATTTGCTTGCACAGTTAGATTCTAGGGCTAGTAGGATGAATGCGCAGAATGCGCTTCTGTCGTTACATGTGTCGTACATTGGCGGCGAGCAAGCAAACTTTAAGAAATGGTATTTTGCAGCGCAGCTAGATCTAGACGAGGAGATTGGTTTCTCGAAAATGAAGCTGAGAGGCAAATCTAACACCAGAAATATAAAGGTTGCGAAAAAGACTGGTATTTCAATCAAGGAGCAGCAGTTGGAGTGGGAGCGTAGGGAGCGTGAATTTATCGATCACCACCCAAAATTCAGCATAAGCGAAAGTCAACTCAAGAGAGGCAAAGATCTGAAAACTCAGGACTACAaatggaaaacaaaaatgagACAGCTTAGTCCCTTACAAATGCTAAGACAACTAGCACTTTTCTTACTCTGTTGGGGTGAGGCTACTCAACTCAGATTCACACCTGAGTGCTTAAACTTTATTTTCAAATGCGCCCTTGATTTCGATGGGTATACTAATTTAAAAGACCCATCGTTTTACTCAAAAGAattcagtttcttggacGAGATTGTCACTCCGCTTTACAAGTACTTGAGAAGTCAAGTTTATAAGAGGGACTCTAATGGGCGCTGGATCAGAAAAGAACGTGACCACAGATTTATTATTGGATATGATGACGTAAATCAGTTGTTCTGGTATCCAGAAGGAATTGAAAGAATCGTTTTGTTCTCAGGAGAAAGACTCGTCGATAAGCCACTCAGCCAAAGGTACTTGTTCCTGAAGGATGTCGATTGGTCCAAAGTATTCTACAAAACTTATAAGGAAACAAGAAGCTGGATGCACTGTTTTACAAACTTTAACAGATTTTGGATTATTCATTTTGCTCCCTTTTGGTTCTTCACATCCTTTAACGCACCGTTTCTTTATACAAAAAACTACGTCCAACTGCTAAACAATCAACCAACCTTACAGTCGCGGTTGTCTGTGATGGCATTTGGTGGGACTATTGCCTGCCTCGTGCAAATTATTGCTACACTTTTTGAGTGGGAGTGCGTGCCTAGAGAATGGCCTGGCGCTCAACACCTCTCTTTACGAATGacttttttgattttttgtcttTTGATAAATTTTGCTCCCTCCATTTACATCTTTGGGTTTTTTGACTTGGACGTCCACTCAAAATCAGCGTATATTATTTCAATCTTCCAACTGATCATTGCaataataacaacaatattttttgctACTAGACCTCTCGGTAGATTGTTGACGACGTATTTTAGCAAGGGAAAAGCGCGTAGGTGGTATGTATCCTCACAGACATTTACCGCTTCCTTCCCAGAGTTAGCTGGTAGGAGTAAATGGTTTTCTTACGGTTTATGGCTCTTTGTCTTCACTGCTAAATTTATTGAATcatatttctttttgacaTTGTCACTGAGAGATCCAATTCGAGTTCTTTACATTATGGACATGTCAAGATGTCATGGTGATTGGCTCATTGGTAACGTTCTCTGTCAACTCCAGTCGAAAATTACATTTTTACTGATGATTTTAGCTGACCTTGGgttatttttcttggacACATACCTATGGTATATCATCTGCAATTGCATCTTCTCGATAATACTGTCATTATCCCTTGGTACCTCAGTGTTTACACCCTGGAAAAACATTTACTCAAGGCTACCCAAGCGCATCTATTCCAAAATTTTGGCAACCTCTCATATGGAGGTTAAATTCAAGCCAAAACTGTTGGTGTCTCAGGTGTGGAATGCCATAATTATCTCAATGTACCGAGAACACATACTTTCCATTGAGCATACCCAAAAGCTTCTGTATCAACAGGTTGATTCCATTTCGTTGGACAGTCGGGCGCTAAAATCACCAactttttttgtttcccaGGATGATTCAACTTTCAAATCGATGGAGTTCTTCTCTGCCAACTCGGAAGCACAAAGAAGAATATCCTTTTTTGCCCAGTCTCTTTCTACACCAATAGCCGAGCCTACACCAGTAGAATGTATGCCAACTTTCACCGTTTTAGTACCACACTACGCGGAGAAGATCATGCTGGAATTGAGAGAGATTATCAAGGAGGAGTCGCTGAAAAGTAAAATGCCGGTTCTCGAATACCTAAAGCAATTACATCCTAAGGAATGGGAATGTTTTATAAGAGATACAAAACTGCTGATGAGTGAGCTCAACATATCAAAAGATTTTTTACCGAAAACTGATTCTGAGGTAAGGATTGAAGCGGCAAAACAATTTAGCGAAGTTGACTCAGCAAACCACTTGGAaacaaaagaggaagaacagtCTCACAACGAATATAAAGACACAGATGGGTTTGTAAAAGAGAAATTATCGGATCTCCCCTATAAAATGTTTGGATTCGCTTCTTCAGAGCCAATGTATACGATGAGGACAAGAATATGGGCATCTCTCCGAACGCAAACTTTGTACCGCACAATTTCTGGTTTTATGAATTACACCAAGGCCATCAAACTTTTGTACAGGATCGAGAATCCATCCATGATTGAATTTTACGAGTCTGACTCTGAGGCTTTGGAAAACGGCCTAGAGAATATGGCGGCAAGGAAATTTCGAATGCTAGTTGCAATGCAGAGATACGCCTCCTTCAACGAAAAGGAAAGGGAGGCAACGGAGTTGTTGCTCCGGACATATCCTTCGTTGTACATTTCTTATTTGTTGACTGAACAAGGAGAAGATAGCTCGGAACCAATATATTATTCTTGCTTGACAAACGGTTACTCTGAACACGATGTTAACACAGGCCTACGGAAACCACTTTATAAAATACGGTTATCTGGAAACCCGATATTGGGCGATGGAAAATCCGATAATCAAAATCactctttgattttttatCGCGGTGAATATATTCAGGTTGTTGATGCAAACCAAGATAACTATCTGGAGGAATGCTTGAAGATTAGATCAATATTGAGCGAATTCGAGGAAGTAGGGGCTGAGTCTGTCATTCCTTATATTCCAGGAATTGAGTATGATGAAGAGCCAGCACCGGTAGCTATTGTGGGTGCGAGGGAATATATCTTTTCAGAGAATATCGGTGTATTAGGCGATATTGCAGCTGGGAAAGAGCAAACATTTGGTACTTTATTTGCGAGAACACTGGCCGAGATTGGTGGAAAGCTGCACTATGGTCATCCGGATTTCATCAATGCCATATACATGACAACAAGGGGCGGATTATCCAAGGCGCAGAGGAGTCTACACCTCAACGAAGATATATATGCTGGAATAAACGCCATGTGCCGGGGCGCAAGGATTAAACATAGCGATTACTACCAGTGCGGAAAGGGAAGAGATCTAGGATTTGGCTCCATATTGAACTTCACGACCAAAATTGGTGCCGGTATGGGTGAACAACTTTTGTCGAGGGAATATTATTATCTAGGTACACAATTACCAATCGACAGAttcttatccttttttTATGCACACCCTGGTTTCCACTTAAACAATCTGTTCATTTCTATCTCGCTGCAATTGTTCTTTCTACTGTTGATCAACCTGGGGGCACTAAATCACGAAATAATCAAATGTCAGATGAAGAAGCATTCCGTCATGACGGATGTGCAGACGCCAATTGGATGTTATAATGTTGAGCCTGCATTGCATTGGGTGTCAATTTTTGTTCTCTCCATATTCATTGTGTTCTTTATTGCGTTTGCCCCGCTATTGATACAGGAGTTGCTCGAAAAGGGGATGGTGAAGGCTTTCACGCGATTTTTGCGCCATATCATCTCTATGGCACCTCTCTTTGAAGTGTTTGTATGTCAGGTTTATTCAAACTCGTTGTTGAATGACATCACCTTTGGAGGGGCAAAATACATACCAACGGGCAGAGGGCTTGCCATAACGAGAATTGACTTTGCGATACTATATTCCCGGTTTTCTACCATATCGATATACACTGGAATCCAGATATTTTTAATGCTCTTGTTTGCAACGGTATCGATGTGGCAACCTGCTTTGCTTTGGTTCTGGATTACTGTTGTATCTTTATGCTTTGCTCCCTTTATCTTTAACCCCCATCAGTTTTCCTTTTCGGAGTTTTTCCTGGACTATCGAAATGTAATCCACTGGTTATCATCTGGAAATTCGCACTTTGTGAAGGAGTCTTGGTCTACATTTACAAAAACTTCAAGAGCAAGATATACAGGCTACAAACGAAAATTAATCAACGATGTATCTGAAGATGCAAGCATAGATACGAGACGGGCGAGCTTcaagaatatttttctttcggAGTTACTAACGCCTGGGGTCATCTTTTTTTGCGATTTTACGGCATATACGTTTATCAATGCCCAAACTGGTGTGAGTGAAGCTGTCCCATCTGGTGCAGTATTCAGGTTGCTCTTGGTCACATATTTGCCCATTGTCGTGAACATGATCACTCTGATCGTGTTATTTATCCTGTCGTTCATTAGCAGCCCTGTCCATCTCTGTTGCAAGATGAATAGTGGAACGACTGTTGCATTTGTCGCGCACGGTGTTTCCATCTTTGTGTACGTTCTAAACTTTGAACTGATGtggtttcttcaaagctggAATTTTACTCGtactttgatattgttgATCACCGCTGTCAACTTACAGATACTGACATTTAAGCTTATAactattttctttctgaCACGAGAATACAGAAATAATCTGTCACACCTTGCCTGGTGGTCTGGCAAGTGGTATAACACTGGAATGGGCTGGTGGGTAATTTTTCAACCTTTAAGGGAATATACGGTAAAAGTCATGGAGTCGTCATATTTTGCAGGTGACTTCTTCCTGTGCCACTTTCTGCTGTATTTGCAAACACCTCTGATTATGACGCCTTTTATCGATTATTGGCATTCAATGATTCTTTTCTGGCTAAAACCTACTTATGTGATATCCAAGAACAGGGTTTACACGCGGAGGCAGAAAAGAATGCGCAATTCTGGTATCCGGAGGTACTTCCTCTTATATGTTATACTGCTCTTAATGCTTctactgctgttgatcTGTCCCCTACTCTCGCATAAAATATTGCCAGCCCCCGTCAGTCTCGTCAAGGGAATGCCATTCTCCATGCTAGTGCAACCCAACgggcaaaaaaataatgacaCAGGACCAGCTGCCCCGACAACCATCATGACTGCTACGCCGCCACTTCCCTCGCTAAAAACGGCAAACtaa